A single window of Vigna unguiculata cultivar IT97K-499-35 chromosome 1, ASM411807v1, whole genome shotgun sequence DNA harbors:
- the LOC114191141 gene encoding homeobox-leucine zipper protein ATHB-22-like: MDWHYTTKPFLPHPDTLGFFYNYNNNNRYPGVEMKEATMLETGEGSIPAMYNGGKEKKKRLTSNQLELLERSFQEEIKLDPERKMKLSRELGLQPRQIAVWFQNRRTRWKTKQLEHLYDVLKHQYDVISSEKQKLQEEVMKLKAMLSKEQGFGTYSRYQEISGVETVESTSEGLRGSNKGQGKNKIEQVADEGFCCLSVEDYNTVSVPFCQWPVAPY, encoded by the exons ATGGATTGGCATTACACCACAAAACCATTTCTTCCTCACCCAGATACCTTAGGCTTCTTCTACaactacaacaacaacaaccgtTATCCAG GAGTGGAAATGAAAGAAGCGACAATGTTGGAGACAGGAGAAGGTTCAATTCCGGCAATGTACAACGGAGgcaaagagaagaagaagaggttAACAAGCAACCAGTTGGAGTTATTGGAGAGGAGCTTCCAGGAAGAAATAAAGTTAGACCCTGAAAGGAAGATGAAGCTTTCGAGGGAGCTAGGTCTTCAGCCTCGCCAAATCGCTGTTTGGTTCCAAAATAGACGTACGAGGTGGAAAACGAAGCAGCTTGAGCACTTATATGATGTTCTCAAGCACCAATATGATGTCATCTCCAGCGAAAAGCAGAAGCTTCAAGAAGAG GTTATGAAGTTGAAGGCAATGCTGAGTAAAGAGCAAGGTTTTGGGACGTATTCCAGATATCAAGAAATATCTGGAGTAGAAACGGTAGAAAGCACTTCAGAGGGTCTAAGGGGTTCGAACAAGGGACAGGGAAAGAATAAGATTGAGCAGGTTGCAGATGAGGGGTTTTGTTGTTTGAGTGTGGAGGATTATAACACTGTTTCAGTGCCTTTCTGCCAGTGGCCTGTTGCACCTTATTAG